One region of Microbacterium sufflavum genomic DNA includes:
- a CDS encoding penicillin acylase family protein yields the protein MTDSPVSPAPSRPSLGVRIGRIAFLVVAAIVVIAVAAAFFVTWTIQRSFPQTSGTLRLDGLAAEVTVQRDASGIPTITADSSEDLFFAQGFVHAQDRFFEMDFRRHVTSGRVAELFGASQAGTDAFLRTLGWRTVAEAEVEAMDDTTRGYYEAYADGVNAYLSSRSGAELSLEYAVLGLQNPDYEPEPWEPADSVAWLKAMAWDLRTNVEDETERALLAGALADGGDPEDTHALLAKLYPSYPFDRNPVIVPQISTVEPLDTTADAAAFTLPPKDGEVQQAVTTIEWQETANVIEAASVLVGDAGEGIGSNSWVVSGELTASGMPLLANDPHLGASLPSVWYQVQLKCSTVDADCPFDVGGFSFSGLPGIVIGHNQRVAWGFTNLTTDVTDLYVERIEGDAYWRDGALVPLEETTETIAVAGGDDIELTIRSTVHGPIISGLTDDFTAIADAPDPALRAEGTAPAPPGSDAAEYALSLRWTALDPGTTATAIFALSTAQDFDDFRAAAALFDVPAQNLIYADVDGNIGYQTPGRLPIRGAGDGWMPQPGWDSGYDWTGYIPFEELPVAYNPASDYIVTANNAIVTDDYEYFLSRDWDQGYRAARIAHLIERRAAAAPLTAEDLRDIQMDGEMWIGKQLVSAMGDVEVDGTGPRTAVELLRTWDAQNDKTSAAAAYANVLWSRLVQNLFAERAVPLPTDGQGRLFTVVGDLLEDPSDPLWRNDRIDVDGMPQMLARSAEEAYDELAALQGTDTTRWNWGDLHAITLRSGTFGSSGIAPIEALFNRGPYPVGGGASVVDATGWTIGESYATTTVPSMRMVVDLDDLDASTWIHLTGASGHAYHEHYVDQTEDWASGVQRPWAFTPGAVERSARDTLILAPAG from the coding sequence ATGACCGATTCGCCGGTGTCACCCGCACCCTCCCGCCCGTCGCTCGGTGTCCGCATCGGGCGCATCGCGTTCCTCGTCGTCGCCGCGATCGTGGTGATCGCGGTGGCCGCGGCGTTCTTCGTGACATGGACCATCCAGCGCTCGTTCCCGCAGACCTCGGGCACCCTGCGGCTGGACGGCCTCGCCGCCGAGGTGACCGTGCAGCGCGACGCGAGCGGGATCCCGACCATCACCGCCGACTCCTCGGAAGACCTGTTCTTCGCGCAGGGGTTCGTGCACGCGCAGGACCGCTTCTTCGAGATGGACTTCCGCCGGCACGTGACGTCGGGCCGCGTGGCCGAGCTGTTCGGCGCGTCCCAGGCCGGCACCGATGCGTTCCTGCGCACGCTCGGGTGGCGCACGGTCGCCGAGGCCGAGGTCGAGGCGATGGACGACACGACCCGCGGCTACTACGAGGCGTACGCCGACGGTGTGAACGCCTACCTGTCGTCCCGGTCCGGAGCGGAGCTGTCGCTCGAGTACGCGGTGCTGGGCCTGCAGAACCCCGACTACGAACCGGAGCCGTGGGAGCCGGCCGACTCCGTCGCGTGGCTCAAGGCCATGGCCTGGGACCTCCGCACCAACGTCGAGGACGAGACGGAGCGCGCGCTGCTCGCGGGCGCCCTCGCCGACGGCGGCGACCCGGAGGACACGCACGCCCTGCTCGCGAAGCTGTACCCCTCCTACCCGTTCGACCGGAACCCGGTGATCGTGCCGCAGATCTCCACGGTGGAGCCGCTCGACACCACCGCAGACGCCGCCGCGTTCACCCTGCCGCCGAAGGACGGCGAGGTGCAGCAGGCCGTCACCACGATCGAGTGGCAGGAGACGGCGAACGTGATCGAAGCTGCGAGCGTCCTGGTCGGAGACGCCGGCGAGGGCATCGGCTCCAACTCCTGGGTCGTCTCGGGAGAGCTGACCGCGTCGGGCATGCCGCTGCTGGCGAACGACCCGCACCTCGGCGCCTCCCTGCCCTCGGTCTGGTACCAGGTGCAGCTGAAGTGCTCGACGGTGGACGCCGACTGCCCGTTCGACGTGGGGGGCTTCTCGTTCTCCGGTCTCCCGGGCATCGTGATCGGCCACAACCAGCGCGTCGCATGGGGCTTCACCAACCTCACCACCGACGTGACCGACCTGTACGTCGAGCGCATCGAGGGCGACGCGTACTGGCGCGACGGCGCGCTCGTGCCGCTCGAGGAGACCACCGAGACCATCGCGGTCGCTGGTGGCGACGACATCGAGCTCACGATCCGCTCCACCGTGCACGGCCCCATCATCTCCGGCCTCACCGACGACTTCACCGCGATCGCCGACGCGCCGGACCCCGCGCTCCGGGCCGAGGGCACCGCCCCCGCTCCACCGGGAAGCGACGCCGCCGAATACGCCCTGAGCCTGCGCTGGACGGCCCTCGACCCCGGCACCACCGCGACCGCGATCTTCGCCCTCTCCACCGCGCAGGACTTCGACGACTTCCGCGCCGCCGCCGCCCTGTTCGACGTTCCGGCGCAGAACCTCATCTACGCCGACGTCGACGGCAACATCGGCTACCAGACGCCGGGGCGGCTGCCCATCCGCGGGGCCGGCGACGGGTGGATGCCGCAGCCGGGGTGGGACAGCGGCTACGACTGGACCGGCTACATCCCGTTCGAGGAGCTGCCCGTGGCGTACAACCCCGCGTCCGACTACATCGTGACCGCGAACAACGCGATCGTCACCGACGACTACGAGTACTTCCTGTCGCGCGACTGGGACCAGGGGTACCGCGCTGCCCGCATCGCCCACCTGATCGAGCGCCGCGCGGCCGCCGCGCCGCTGACCGCGGAGGACCTGCGCGACATCCAGATGGACGGCGAGATGTGGATCGGCAAGCAGCTGGTCAGCGCCATGGGCGACGTCGAGGTCGACGGTACCGGACCGCGGACGGCCGTCGAGCTGCTCCGCACGTGGGACGCGCAGAACGACAAGACCTCCGCGGCCGCCGCGTACGCGAACGTGCTGTGGTCGCGCCTCGTGCAGAACCTCTTCGCCGAGCGCGCCGTGCCCCTGCCCACCGACGGCCAGGGACGGCTGTTCACCGTGGTCGGCGACCTGCTCGAAGACCCGTCCGACCCGCTGTGGCGCAACGACCGCATCGACGTCGACGGCATGCCCCAGATGCTGGCCCGGTCGGCCGAGGAGGCGTACGACGAGCTCGCCGCGCTGCAGGGCACCGACACGACGCGCTGGAACTGGGGCGACCTGCACGCCATCACGCTCCGCAGCGGCACGTTCGGCTCGTCCGGAATCGCCCCGATCGAGGCACTGTTCAACCGCGGACCCTACCCGGTCGGCGGCGGCGCATCGGTGGTGGACGCGACCGGCTGGACCATCGGCGAGTCGTACGCCACCACGACCGTGCCCTCCATGCGGATGGTGGTCGACCTCGACGACCTCGACGCCTCCACGTGGATCCACCTCACCGGCGCCTCCGGTCACGCCTACCACGAGCACTACGTCGACCAGACGGAGGACTGGGCCTCGGGCGTGCAGCGCCCCTGGGCGTTCACACCGGGCGCGGTCGAGCGGTCCGCGCGCGACACCCTGATCCTGGCCCCCGCCGGCTGA
- a CDS encoding YhgE/Pip family protein, whose protein sequence is MKVPSMIAAELRRLTASRMGILALVALVCVPILYGGLYLWANQDPYAKFPEVPVALVVDDEGAPAPTTGTESATGETVNYGEEVAENLLDGNAFDWQRMTADEAADALRHGTVDFTVTIPSDFSAALTSAAGTDPHQARIELETNDANNYLASSMGTQAVEKIRSSVAEMVGSEAAERLLTGLSDIRDSLVSATDGASQLADGAGTAASGSSALADGTAQLADGTAQLASGAQTLANGAQQVSAGNRQLADVADRAGAAVQEATAALPQVRSDIATALADQGLTPEEIDRVLARLDPLGTRLEEGNAQVQAAVGKVDQLAAGAAALASGATDLASGAGTVATGAASANAGAAQLRDGLATLSSGTVELRDGLADGVQQIPESTPELRSQQADTIADPVKVSSDKVASAEDYGAGLAPFFAALSAWIGIYALFLIVKPISRRAVTALHSPVRITLAGWLTPAMLGAVQMLGLMGILALTLGFTFDHPLGTLGVLMFASATFAAIILALNVWLGSVGQFLGLVLMVLQLVTAGGTFPWQTLPTPLAALHHVLPLGYVVDAMRQLMYGGDYARAGWDLAVLALWLVGALVFAAIGVTRMTHRRTLRDLQPSLIG, encoded by the coding sequence ATGAAGGTCCCGTCCATGATCGCCGCCGAGCTCCGGCGTCTCACCGCCAGCCGGATGGGCATCCTCGCCCTGGTCGCCCTGGTCTGCGTGCCCATCCTCTACGGCGGCCTGTACCTGTGGGCCAACCAGGACCCGTACGCCAAGTTCCCCGAGGTGCCCGTGGCCCTCGTGGTCGACGACGAGGGCGCCCCCGCCCCCACGACGGGCACGGAGTCCGCGACCGGCGAGACCGTGAACTACGGCGAGGAGGTGGCCGAGAACCTCCTCGACGGCAACGCGTTCGACTGGCAGCGGATGACCGCCGACGAGGCCGCCGACGCACTGCGCCACGGCACGGTCGACTTCACCGTCACCATCCCGTCGGACTTCTCCGCCGCCCTCACCTCGGCCGCGGGCACCGACCCGCACCAGGCGCGCATCGAGCTGGAGACCAACGACGCCAACAACTACCTCGCTTCCTCCATGGGCACGCAGGCGGTCGAGAAGATCCGCAGCTCCGTCGCCGAGATGGTCGGCAGCGAGGCCGCCGAACGGCTGCTCACCGGGCTGAGCGACATCCGCGACAGCCTCGTGTCGGCGACCGACGGCGCGAGCCAGCTCGCCGACGGCGCAGGAACCGCCGCGTCGGGCAGCTCCGCCCTCGCCGACGGCACCGCCCAGCTCGCCGACGGCACGGCGCAGCTCGCGAGCGGCGCCCAGACCCTCGCGAACGGCGCGCAGCAGGTCAGCGCGGGCAACCGCCAGCTCGCCGACGTGGCCGACCGTGCGGGCGCCGCCGTGCAGGAGGCCACCGCCGCCCTGCCGCAGGTGCGCTCCGACATCGCCACGGCCCTCGCCGACCAGGGCCTCACCCCCGAGGAGATCGACCGGGTGCTGGCGCGGCTCGACCCGCTCGGCACCCGCCTGGAGGAGGGCAACGCGCAGGTGCAGGCCGCGGTCGGCAAGGTCGACCAGCTCGCGGCCGGCGCCGCCGCCCTCGCCTCCGGCGCCACCGACCTCGCGAGCGGCGCGGGGACGGTCGCGACCGGCGCCGCCTCCGCGAACGCCGGCGCCGCCCAGCTGCGCGACGGTCTCGCCACGCTCTCGTCCGGCACCGTCGAACTCCGCGACGGCCTCGCCGACGGGGTGCAGCAGATCCCGGAGTCCACCCCGGAGCTTCGCAGCCAGCAGGCCGACACCATCGCCGACCCCGTGAAGGTGTCGAGCGACAAGGTGGCGTCCGCGGAGGACTACGGCGCCGGACTGGCCCCCTTCTTCGCAGCACTGTCGGCCTGGATCGGCATCTACGCGCTGTTCCTCATCGTGAAGCCCATCTCGCGCCGCGCCGTCACCGCCCTGCACTCCCCCGTGCGCATCACGCTCGCCGGCTGGCTCACACCCGCCATGCTCGGCGCCGTGCAGATGCTCGGGCTCATGGGCATCCTGGCGCTCACGCTCGGCTTCACGTTCGACCACCCCCTCGGCACGCTCGGGGTGTTGATGTTCGCTTCTGCCACGTTCGCGGCGATCATCCTGGCGCTGAACGTCTGGCTGGGCTCGGTCGGACAGTTCCTCGGCCTCGTGCTCATGGTGCTGCAGCTGGTCACCGCGGGCGGCACGTTCCCCTGGCAGACGCTGCCCACCCCGCTCGCCGCACTGCACCACGTGCTGCCGCTCGGCTACGTGGTCGACGCGATGCGGCAGCTGATGTACGGAGGCGACTACGCCCGCGCCGGCTGGGATCTGGCCGTGCTCGCGCTGTGGCTCGTCGGCGCCCTGGTGTTCGCGGCGATCGGGGTGACGCGCATGACGCACCGCCGCACGCTGCGCGATCTGCAGCCCAGCCTGATCGGCTGA
- a CDS encoding TetR/AcrR family transcriptional regulator: protein MTTRAPRRDAVENRAGILAAARAALALDPHASIDAIARSAGLSRRTLYGHFDDREALIRELVSSGAQRFNAIAASVDDADPRVALARLASLLWREAVHVQVAAALALDEAHVTHTAAALSPLRDTLAALVRSGQDAGSFRTDLSGPTLARLIEEIARTVVSRTEAADPATGDLAVRAVLSIAGLSWREVDELLSDHPELAATGQEVRA from the coding sequence ATGACCACCCGTGCCCCCCGCCGCGACGCCGTGGAGAACCGCGCCGGCATCCTCGCCGCCGCCCGCGCCGCCCTCGCCCTGGACCCGCACGCCTCGATCGACGCCATCGCCCGTAGCGCCGGCCTGTCGCGCCGCACGCTCTACGGCCACTTCGACGACCGCGAGGCACTGATCCGCGAACTCGTCTCCAGCGGCGCGCAGCGCTTCAACGCCATCGCCGCCTCGGTCGACGACGCCGACCCCCGCGTCGCCCTCGCCCGCCTCGCCTCCCTGCTGTGGCGGGAGGCCGTGCACGTGCAGGTCGCCGCGGCCCTCGCCCTCGACGAGGCGCACGTCACCCACACGGCCGCGGCGCTCTCCCCGCTTCGCGACACCCTGGCGGCCCTGGTGCGGTCGGGGCAGGACGCCGGCAGCTTCCGCACCGACCTGAGCGGACCGACGCTGGCGCGGCTCATCGAAGAGATCGCCCGCACCGTCGTCTCGCGCACCGAGGCCGCCGACCCCGCCACGGGCGACCTCGCCGTGCGCGCGGTCCTGAGCATCGCCGGGCTGTCGTGGCGTGAGGTCGACGAGCTGCTCTCCGACCACCCGGAGCTCGCCGCGACCGGGCAGGAGGTCCGCGCATGA
- a CDS encoding GntR family transcriptional regulator, which translates to MSDDVYDRLREAIVTGELRPGERLRDHELADALGTSKTPVRHALDRLAELGLVDMQRNRFTRVAPIDLDDVRDAIALFGDVWIGSVRHATPLMGDDDVTYLSELLEDMTSAVDASDVAAFSAALRTIAVAYARIEGNATRSNVIEFLGPQIRRFSAQARGDFDFAALRSATAGIGLAMTQRDAVGTRAALITLFDTVLPAVIDRAEERSRHVDVPPADA; encoded by the coding sequence ATGAGCGACGACGTGTACGACCGATTGCGCGAAGCGATCGTGACGGGCGAGCTGCGACCGGGGGAGCGGCTGCGGGATCACGAGCTCGCCGACGCTCTCGGGACCTCGAAGACGCCCGTGCGGCATGCGCTCGACCGCCTTGCCGAGCTGGGCCTCGTGGACATGCAGCGCAATCGCTTCACCCGGGTCGCTCCGATCGACCTCGACGACGTGCGCGACGCGATCGCCCTGTTCGGCGACGTCTGGATCGGCTCGGTGCGACACGCCACCCCGCTCATGGGTGACGACGACGTGACCTATCTGTCGGAGCTGCTGGAGGACATGACATCCGCCGTGGATGCGTCCGACGTCGCCGCGTTCAGCGCCGCCCTGCGCACGATCGCGGTGGCGTACGCGCGCATCGAGGGAAACGCCACGCGCTCGAACGTGATCGAGTTCCTCGGCCCGCAGATCCGTCGCTTCAGCGCGCAGGCGAGAGGCGACTTCGACTTCGCGGCACTCCGCTCGGCCACCGCCGGGATCGGTCTCGCCATGACGCAGCGCGACGCGGTCGGCACGCGCGCCGCTCTCATCACCCTGTTCGACACCGTGCTCCCTGCGGTCATCGACCGCGCCGAGGAGCGCAGCCGCCACGTGGACGTGCCGCCGGCCGACGCCTGA
- the argG gene encoding argininosuccinate synthase produces MSKVLQSLPVGERVGIAFSGGLDTSVAVAWMRDKGAVPFTYTGDLGQYDEDDIASIPGRALEYGAEASRLIDCKTALVEEGFVALSCGAFHIRSGGKTYFNTTPLGRAVTGTLLVRAMREDGVDIWGDGSTYKGNDIERFYRYGLLANPRLRIYKPWLDADFVTELGGRKEMSDWLVAHDFPYRDSAEKAYSTDANIWGATHEAKTLEHLDVSLETVDPIMGVKFWDPSVAIESEDVSVTFEGGRPVAINGVEFADPVALVMEANAIGGRHGLGMSDQIENRIIEAKSRGIYEAPAMALLFIAYERLVNGILNEDTLATYHEQGRRLGRLMYEGRWLEPQSLMLRESIQRWVGSTISGTVTIRLRRGDDWTILDTVSPNLSYGPEKLSMERVGDAAFGPVDRIGQLTMRNLDIADSRARLEQYAGLGLVGGATGELVGRVTAGESAEITGAVEGSVSEADETLADAVDTVSERAAFDSGTD; encoded by the coding sequence ATGTCCAAGGTCCTCCAGTCCCTGCCCGTCGGCGAGCGCGTCGGCATCGCCTTCTCCGGAGGACTCGACACCTCCGTCGCCGTCGCCTGGATGCGCGACAAGGGTGCGGTGCCGTTCACCTACACGGGCGACCTGGGGCAGTACGACGAAGACGACATCGCATCGATCCCCGGCCGCGCGCTGGAGTACGGCGCCGAGGCCTCCCGGCTGATCGACTGCAAGACCGCGCTGGTCGAGGAGGGCTTCGTCGCGCTGTCGTGCGGCGCGTTCCACATCCGCTCCGGCGGCAAGACCTACTTCAACACCACGCCCCTGGGCCGCGCCGTGACGGGCACGCTCCTGGTGCGCGCGATGCGCGAGGACGGCGTCGACATCTGGGGCGACGGCTCCACCTACAAGGGCAACGACATCGAGCGGTTCTACCGCTACGGCCTGCTGGCCAACCCGCGTCTGCGCATCTACAAGCCGTGGCTCGACGCCGACTTCGTGACCGAGCTCGGCGGACGCAAGGAGATGAGCGACTGGCTCGTCGCCCACGACTTCCCGTACCGCGACTCCGCCGAGAAGGCGTACTCGACCGACGCGAACATCTGGGGCGCGACGCACGAGGCGAAGACGCTGGAGCACCTGGACGTGTCGCTGGAGACCGTCGACCCGATCATGGGCGTGAAGTTCTGGGACCCGTCCGTCGCGATCGAGTCCGAGGACGTGTCGGTCACGTTCGAGGGCGGCCGTCCCGTCGCGATCAACGGCGTCGAGTTCGCCGACCCGGTGGCGCTCGTGATGGAGGCGAACGCGATCGGCGGACGTCACGGCCTGGGCATGAGCGACCAGATCGAGAACCGCATCATCGAGGCGAAGTCGCGCGGCATCTACGAGGCCCCGGCCATGGCGCTGCTCTTCATCGCGTACGAGCGCCTGGTCAACGGCATCCTCAACGAGGACACGCTCGCGACCTACCACGAGCAGGGCCGCCGCCTCGGCCGCCTCATGTACGAGGGCCGCTGGCTCGAGCCGCAGTCGCTCATGCTGCGCGAGTCCATCCAGCGCTGGGTCGGCTCGACGATCTCCGGCACGGTCACGATCCGCCTGCGCCGCGGCGACGACTGGACGATCCTCGACACGGTGTCGCCGAACCTGTCGTACGGCCCGGAGAAGCTGTCGATGGAGCGCGTCGGCGACGCCGCGTTCGGTCCGGTCGACCGCATCGGTCAGCTCACGATGCGCAACCTCGACATCGCCGACTCGCGCGCACGCCTCGAGCAGTACGCGGGACTCGGCCTCGTCGGCGGCGCCACGGGCGAGCTCGTCGGTCGCGTGACCGCGGGCGAGTCCGCCGAGATCACGGGCGCCGTCGAGGGTTCGGTCTCCGAGGCCGACGAGACGCTGGCCGACGCGGTGGACACGGTATCGGAGCGCGCGGCCTTCGACTCCGGCACCGACTGA
- a CDS encoding ZIP family metal transporter, producing MGGAILWGAVAAAPLFVGAVLALLRTWPPRWLGIVLGFGAGALMASIAFELWEEGLDRGGPLPLVAGVALGALSYYVAARILDARAARTKGQAGGGQLAVGALLDGIPEQLVLGIGLASGEPVSIALVVAILVSNLPESIGSAADLLDGGMAKSRVLLLWLGVAVACAAATVAGFALASVTGDVFRSGASGFAAGALLVMLVDSMVPEAQSKAKESTGLATVLGFALAAGLAFAS from the coding sequence ATGGGTGGAGCGATCCTGTGGGGAGCCGTCGCCGCGGCGCCGCTGTTCGTCGGTGCGGTCCTGGCCCTGCTGCGCACCTGGCCGCCGCGCTGGCTCGGCATCGTGCTCGGCTTCGGCGCGGGCGCCCTCATGGCCTCCATCGCGTTCGAGCTGTGGGAGGAGGGGCTGGACCGCGGCGGACCGCTCCCCCTCGTGGCCGGTGTCGCGCTCGGCGCGCTCAGCTACTACGTCGCCGCCCGCATCCTCGACGCCCGCGCCGCCCGCACGAAGGGGCAGGCCGGGGGCGGGCAGCTCGCCGTCGGCGCTCTGCTGGACGGCATTCCCGAGCAGCTCGTGCTCGGCATCGGTCTGGCCTCGGGGGAGCCGGTGAGCATCGCGCTCGTGGTCGCCATCCTGGTGTCGAACCTGCCGGAGTCGATCGGGTCCGCCGCCGACCTGCTCGACGGCGGGATGGCGAAGTCGCGCGTGCTGCTGCTGTGGCTGGGGGTCGCGGTGGCGTGCGCCGCCGCCACGGTCGCCGGGTTCGCCCTCGCCAGTGTGACCGGCGACGTGTTCCGCTCCGGGGCGAGCGGCTTCGCGGCCGGCGCGCTGCTGGTCATGCTCGTCGACTCGATGGTGCCCGAGGCGCAGTCCAAGGCCAAGGAGTCGACGGGGCTCGCGACCGTGCTCGGCTTCGCGCTCGCCGCGGGGCTCGCCTTCGCGTCCTGA
- a CDS encoding pyridoxamine 5'-phosphate oxidase family protein: MIRELEPDQSYELLTTTTVGRIGFLHDGRVHIHPVNYALSGRDILLRTSAEGLLAAVTTVPAAVAFEVDYHDPLGATAWSVLMHGTLSRAPEEDAAGISARVHPWAGEDRDLALLLHIETMSGRSVQRDSRTPKV, translated from the coding sequence ATGATCCGAGAGCTCGAGCCCGATCAGTCCTACGAACTGCTGACCACCACCACGGTCGGCCGCATCGGCTTCCTGCACGACGGCCGCGTGCACATCCACCCGGTCAACTACGCCCTGTCCGGCCGCGACATCCTGTTGCGCACCTCGGCGGAGGGGCTGCTGGCCGCCGTGACGACGGTGCCGGCGGCGGTCGCGTTCGAGGTCGACTATCACGACCCGCTGGGCGCCACGGCGTGGAGCGTGCTGATGCACGGCACCCTGTCGCGCGCGCCCGAGGAGGATGCGGCCGGCATCTCGGCCCGCGTGCACCCGTGGGCCGGAGAGGACCGCGACCTGGCCCTGCTGCTGCACATCGAGACGATGTCGGGCCGCAGCGTGCAGCGCGACAGCCGCACCCCGAAGGTCTGA
- a CDS encoding alpha/beta hydrolase encodes MTDTLARPPFDPELEAALALVADQLPPTLTADMIPLLRESPVSGEDEIFSVLSERGFTWRDVSITGHDDGEIVVSVIEKQGRTGTGPGFFHTHGGGMIIGNRWLGVVGFLDWAERYNGVIVTVEYRLAPEFPDPYPVEDCYAGLRWAAHHADELGIDPTRLLIGGGSAGGGLAAGTALLARDRRGPELIGQLLIYPMLDDRDATVSTRQIDGIGVWDRGSNLTGWTALLGDRRGDDDVSIYAAPARATDLSGLPPAFIDCGSAEVFRDEDVAYATKLWEAGVHAELHVWAGGFHGFDMFAPHAAVAQAMLAARDNWVNRLLA; translated from the coding sequence ATGACCGACACGCTCGCCCGTCCCCCGTTCGACCCCGAGCTGGAGGCGGCCCTCGCCCTGGTCGCCGACCAACTGCCCCCCACGCTCACCGCCGACATGATCCCGCTCCTGCGCGAGAGCCCCGTCAGCGGCGAGGACGAGATCTTCTCGGTGCTCTCGGAGCGCGGCTTCACCTGGCGCGACGTGTCGATCACCGGCCACGACGACGGAGAGATCGTGGTGTCGGTGATCGAGAAGCAGGGCCGCACCGGCACCGGGCCCGGCTTCTTCCACACCCACGGCGGCGGCATGATCATCGGGAACCGCTGGCTCGGCGTGGTCGGCTTCCTGGACTGGGCCGAGCGTTACAACGGCGTCATCGTGACCGTCGAGTACCGGCTGGCTCCCGAGTTCCCGGATCCCTACCCGGTGGAGGACTGCTACGCGGGGCTGCGCTGGGCGGCCCACCACGCGGACGAGCTCGGCATCGACCCGACCCGCCTGCTGATCGGCGGAGGCAGCGCCGGCGGAGGCCTGGCGGCCGGCACGGCGCTCCTCGCCCGAGACCGGCGCGGCCCCGAGCTGATCGGGCAGCTGCTGATCTACCCGATGCTCGACGACCGCGACGCCACCGTCTCGACGCGGCAGATCGACGGCATCGGGGTGTGGGACCGCGGCTCCAACCTCACCGGATGGACGGCGCTCCTGGGTGACCGCCGGGGCGACGACGACGTCTCGATCTACGCGGCACCGGCCAGGGCCACCGACCTCAGCGGTCTCCCGCCCGCGTTCATCGACTGCGGCAGCGCGGAGGTCTTCCGCGACGAGGACGTCGCCTACGCCACGAAGCTCTGGGAAGCGGGCGTGCACGCCGAGCTGCACGTCTGGGCCGGGGGCTTCCACGGCTTCGACATGTTCGCCCCGCACGCCGCCGTCGCGCAGGCCATGCTGGCCGCCCGCGACAACTGGGTGAATCGCCTGCTCGCCTGA
- a CDS encoding ATP-binding protein, with the protein MRPPELVGRQSEVDFVNLMIAKSTQRRNDGGLIMYGLRGVGKTVLLNELQQLVGRAGWVTVQLEARPGQSGRLAVRQSLGRGIAMAGRQMARFRSAVEEVKTAISTISAFSFTVAGVSMNLGVDRSDHRANSGLLEVDLEELVADLAEPLRKNNSALAIFVDEMQDLDVDLLTALLAVQHRAVQSDWPFFIIGAGLSTLRRTLAEARSYVERFTIREVGALPDEEARAAVRNPATALGAKISDDALEAILGEAQGYPFFLQTFGKAVWDIAPDRNIDREIAVAGIAEGNADLDQNFFPARWDRTTPGERQYLRAMVDVGGGDMASTSAIAEQLGTAATSLSPVRQSLIEKGIIYAERRGYVSFTVPNMDRFIRRQADTDE; encoded by the coding sequence GTGCGTCCTCCCGAGCTCGTCGGCCGCCAATCCGAGGTCGACTTCGTCAACCTGATGATCGCCAAGAGCACGCAGCGACGCAACGACGGCGGTCTCATCATGTACGGCCTCCGCGGAGTGGGAAAAACCGTCCTCCTCAATGAGTTACAGCAGCTGGTCGGCCGCGCCGGATGGGTGACGGTCCAGCTCGAAGCCAGGCCGGGTCAGTCCGGGCGGCTGGCCGTTCGTCAATCGCTCGGACGAGGCATCGCCATGGCAGGACGGCAGATGGCTCGATTCCGTTCCGCCGTCGAGGAGGTCAAGACGGCGATCTCGACGATCTCGGCGTTCTCGTTCACCGTCGCGGGCGTGTCGATGAACCTCGGCGTGGACCGCTCCGACCATCGTGCGAACTCCGGGCTCCTCGAAGTCGATCTCGAAGAACTCGTGGCCGACCTGGCTGAGCCGCTGAGGAAGAACAACAGTGCGTTGGCGATCTTCGTCGACGAGATGCAGGACCTGGATGTCGATCTGCTGACGGCGCTCCTCGCCGTTCAGCATCGCGCAGTGCAGTCGGATTGGCCTTTCTTCATCATCGGAGCGGGACTGTCGACGCTTCGCCGCACGCTCGCGGAGGCCCGCTCCTACGTGGAGCGGTTCACGATCCGCGAGGTCGGGGCGCTGCCGGACGAAGAAGCGAGAGCCGCGGTCAGAAACCCAGCGACGGCGCTGGGAGCGAAGATCTCCGATGATGCGTTGGAGGCGATCCTCGGCGAGGCGCAGGGGTACCCGTTCTTCCTTCAGACGTTCGGGAAAGCCGTCTGGGACATCGCCCCCGATCGGAACATCGATCGTGAGATCGCCGTCGCGGGAATCGCCGAAGGCAACGCCGATCTCGATCAGAACTTCTTCCCGGCTCGGTGGGATCGCACGACTCCCGGTGAGCGGCAGTACTTGCGCGCGATGGTGGACGTGGGAGGGGGAGACATGGCGAGCACGTCGGCGATCGCGGAGCAGCTCGGAACCGCGGCGACGTCCTTGAGTCCCGTTCGGCAGTCTCTCATCGAGAAGGGGATCATCTATGCCGAACGTCGGGGGTACGTCAGCTTCACGGTGCCCAACATGGACAGGTTCATCCGGCGCCAGGCGGACACCGACGAGTAG